One genomic window of Trichomycterus rosablanca isolate fTriRos1 chromosome 1, fTriRos1.hap1, whole genome shotgun sequence includes the following:
- the pus7 gene encoding pseudouridylate synthase 7 homolog, with the protein MLVAVLRITGLRWLKCIAHSYCPATQQIFQHSSTNPKTFQKLSSICKFITMEDKETLAMLSQPGEKRACPEEDSEHTAKRTKLQDEGNDSHGNKKTEEQCEEEEEIEEDGGEHLGDEDKEGESFADMMKHGLSEVDVGIHKFVSEHKGFSGILKERYSDFVVHEINKEGKIVQLDDLSVPVETEEVSEEPVECQALTEEQKQQLSDLQLFKNKEGNVAIEVEEDSKEKRTALHKAVKTLYPGLETKTEEREGKKFIVAYHAAGKKALAAPRKHSWPKNRGSFCHFVLYKENKDTMDAINVLSKFLRVRPNVFSYMGTKDKRAITVQEIAVLRISAVRLAHLNKCLMNFKLGNFSYKKHPLKLGELQGNHFTVVLRNISGSDEQVEQAMTSLRDTGFINYYGMQRFGTTAVPTHQVGRAILQNNWTEVMDLILKPRPGAEKGYLVKCREEWAQTRDPEAALRKLPVKRCVEGQLLRGLSKFGKNNIITAFGLIPRNNRLMYIHSYQSFVWNTMVSRRVEAYGLKAVEGDLVLKGGSAHILSAEEAEKQPIHDVVMPLPGFDVIYPTHEVGKGYKDMLAADNLDIDNMRHKVRDYSLAGAYRRILIRPSDVSWEVINYNDNTVPLIHTDVQKLENKPAPVYLTEGKYRALKMDFSLPSSTYATMAIREVLKMDTSIKSQTRLNTVWLN; encoded by the exons ATGTTGGTAGCGGTACTCAGGATTACCGGACTGAGGTGGCTAAA GTGTATTGCTCACAGTTACTGCCCTGCTACACAGCAAATCTTCCAACATTCTTCTACAAATCCAAAGACTTTTCAAAAGCTTTCCTCCATTTG CAAATTTATAACGATGGAGGACAAGGAAACTCTTGCTATGCTGAGTCAACCTGGGGAGAAGCGGGCATGTCCAGAAGAGGATTCAGAACACACTGCTAAGAGAACCAAACTTCAAGATGAAGGCAATGACAGCCATGGCAACAAAAAGACAGAGGAACAGtgtgaggaggaagaggagattGAAGAGGATGGAGGGGAGCATCTGGGGGATGAAGACAAAGAGGGAGAGAGCTTTGCTGATATGATGAAGCATGGTCTTAGTGAAGTGGATGTAGGCATTCACAAATTTGTCAGTGAACATAAGGGATTTTCTGGAATTCTAAAAGAGAG GTACTCTGATTTTGTGGTTCATGAAATAAACAAAGAGGGAAAGATTGTGCAGCTTGATGACCTCAGTGTACCTGTGGAAACAGAG GAAGTATCTGAAGAGCCAGTTGAGTGCCAGGCTCTGACAGAAGAGCAGAAACAACAGCTCAGTGATCTGCAACTCTTTAAAAACAAGGAGGGAAACGTGGCTATTGAG GTGGAGGAAGATTCCAAGGAGAAACGTACTGCGCTCCATAAAGCAGTGAAGACTCTGTACCCTGGACTGGAGACCAAAACTGAGGAAAGAGAGGGCAAAAAGTTCATAGTGGCATACCATGCAGCAGGGAAGAAAGCATTAGCAG CCCCAAGAAAACATTCTTGGCCCAAGAACCGTGGTAGCTTCTGCCATTTTGTCCTCTACAAGGAGAATAAAGATACCATGGATGCCATAAATGTTCTTTCAAAATTTCTCAG GGTCCGACCCAACGTCTTTTCCTACATGGGCACTAAAGACAAGAGAGCCATCACAGTTCAGGAGATTGCTGTGCTAAG aatcaGCGCAGTAAGATTAGCTCACCTCAATAAGTGCCTGATGAACTTCAAACTGGGGAATTTCAGCTATAAAAAGCACCCTTTAAAACTGGGGGAGCTGCAGGGGAACCATTTCACTGTGGTACTCAG GAACATCTCTGGCTCAGATGAGCAAGTAGAACAGGCCATGACATCACTCAGGGACACAGGCTTTATCAACTACTATGGCATGCAGCGTTTTGGGACCACAGCTGTCCCAACACACCAGGTTGGCAG GGCCATTCTGCAGAACAACTGGACTGAGGTAATGGACCTCATCCTGAAACCAAGGCCTGGGG CTGAGAAGGGCTATCTGGTGAAGTGTAGAGAAGAGTGGGCACAGACTCGGGATCCTGAGGCAGCACTGAGGAAGCTACCAGTGAAGCGTTGTGTAGAAGGACAGCTCCTTAGAGGCCTTTCAAAGTTCGGCAAAAACAACATTATTACAGCTTTTGGGCTG ATTCCTCGCAACAACAGGCTCATGTACATCCACAGCTACCAGAGCTTTGTGTGGAACACCATGGTCAGTAGGAGAGTTGAAGCCTATGGCCTTAAAGCTGTAGAAGGGGACTTGGTACTCAAAGGAG GCAGTGCTCACATACTGTCTGCTGAAGAAGCCGAGAAGCAGCCCATTCATGATGTTGTGATGCCGCTACCTGGATTTGATGTAATTTACCCTACACATGAGG TGGGAAAGGGGTACAAAGACATGCTGGCAGCCGATAACCTGGACATTGATAACATGAGACACAAAGTGCGAGATTATTCGCTCGCTGGAGCATATCGCCGCATCCTCATCCGGCCCAGTGATGTCAGCTG GGAGGTGATCAACTATAATGACAACACAGTACCTCTGATCCACACAGATGTCCAGAAACTGGAAAACAAACCAGCACCAGTGTATCTTACAG AGGGTAAATACAGGGCTCTGAAGATGGATTTCTCCCTCCCATCCTCTACGTATGCTACCATGGCCATCAGAGAAGTTCTGAAAATGGACACTAGCATCAAGAGCCAGACACGGCTTAATACTGTGTGGCTGAACTGA